From the Catharus ustulatus isolate bCatUst1 chromosome 15, bCatUst1.pri.v2, whole genome shotgun sequence genome, the window GCTCCGGTTATTCCCTGCCAGAAGCCGTGCCTGGTTTCCCTCGtggcagaggctgagggagggggctggggggacctGCGGAGTGCTGGGCTTTATATTACCTCTTTGGAGACCTGGAGATGCTGGTCTGGTCGGGATCTCTTCCCGGGATCCTTCTCGTTGTTCCGTGGGGGACTGCAGGGTTTGAGGAACATGAAGTCGCTCTGAGCAGACTCAGGACCGAGGCAGACCTTGTAGCAGTAGCCTGGGGGGCCGCCCGCAGGCACATCAAGGCAGGTGGCAGCCGCGGTCCCTGCAGGGGGCTGTGCCGTCAGGTTGGAAGTCTTCAGGCCGTCAGAGGAGGGTCTGGACCCGGGACAGCAGTGGCAGCGAGGTGGCGAGCAGCTGTTCCCTTGGCGGGAGCGCCGCTCTCCGCGGCAGCGAATggctgtgaggatgaggatggcgAGGAGGAAGGTGAAGGAGATGGAGCCCAGGGAGACGAGGAGATAGAGGGTGAGTGGGGAAGATGAGGAGACCTCTGGAGGGAGGCTGAACTCGCTGAAGTCAGAGAGAGTCTGGGGCATGGTCTCCACCACCGAAAGCAGGAGGGACACGGTGGCAGAGAGGGCTGGCTGCCCTCCATCCCGCACCTGCACCACCAGCTGCTGCCGGCTCGCGTCCTGCTCCAGAAAGGACCGCAGGGTGCGCAGCTCGCCCGTGTCGGGCGCCACGCTGAAGAGGGTGAAGTCAGTGGCCTGGAGGAGCTGGTAGGAGAGGCGAGAGTTCAGCCCCGCATCCGCGTCCACCGCCGACACCGTGCCCACGAGGTAGCCAGGCCTGGCCGATCGCGGCACCAGCTCGGTGGCGACGGAGCCGTTGCGTGGCATGGGGGAAACGATGACGGGGGCGTTGTCATTCTGGTCCAACACAAAGATGTGGACGGTGACGTTGGCACTGAGCGGGGGAAACCCCGCGTCCTGTGCTTGCACCTGGATCTGGAAGCTGCGGATCTGCTCATAGTCGAGGGAGCGCAGCGCGTACATGTGCCCGCTGTCTGAGTTGATGGACACGTAGGTGCCCACGGGCATGCCGTGGATGTGCCCATCGGCAATGGAATAGGACAGGTAGGCATTTTGCTGGCAGTCAGGGTCTAACGCACTGACGGAGCAGATGGAGGCACCCGGTGCGTTGTTCTCCATCACATAGACGCTGTAGGAGGGCTGGAGGAAGCGCGGAGCGTTGTCGTTCACGTCAGACACGGGGATGGTGAGGGTGCTGCGGGTCAGCAGGGCAGGCGAGCCCATGTCCCGCGCCGTGATGCTGACATTGTACTCAGGCACGACCTCCCGGTCCAGCGCTTGCGTGGTGACCAGCGTGTAGTAGTTCCGGAAGGAGGAGCGGAGCTCGAATGGCACATTGGGGCTAACCTCACAGCTCACACGCCCGTTGTCCCCAGAGTCCCGGTCCAGAACGCTGATGACAGCGATCACAGTGCCTGGCGGGGCATCCTCCAGCACGGGTGTGGACACAGAGGTGAGCGTCACCTCTGGCGCATTGTCATTGACATCAAGGAGGTGCACAAGCACCCTGCagtgcacagccacagctgagggCC encodes:
- the LOC117003317 gene encoding protocadherin-10-like: MGAGAGSGRGQLFLRTLLFLLLAEPPARGQLRYAVPEELEHGAFVANLGEDLGLDVSTLSARRFRIVSRAGARQHLEVNLENGILFVNERIDREEVCEAGGTCLLHLQLLVESPLELYRVEVEVLDINDHAPTFPWQEYVLEVAESAVLGARFPLESAQDPDVGTNSVHTYRLSPNGFFSLEVQTRSDASKFAELVLERALDREQQRVHRVLLTALDGGVPERSGTAHILVTVLDANDNVPAFDQPSYGVSLPEDAPAGTLVIQLNATDLDEGPNGEIEYSFSGHAPPRVRELFHIEPRSGQVLLKGRLDYERASTHELYVQAKDRGPSAVAVHCRVLVHLLDVNDNAPEVTLTSVSTPVLEDAPPGTVIAVISVLDRDSGDNGRVSCEVSPNVPFELRSSFRNYYTLVTTQALDREVVPEYNVSITARDMGSPALLTRSTLTIPVSDVNDNAPRFLQPSYSVYVMENNAPGASICSVSALDPDCQQNAYLSYSIADGHIHGMPVGTYVSINSDSGHMYALRSLDYEQIRSFQIQVQAQDAGFPPLSANVTVHIFVLDQNDNAPVIVSPMPRNGSVATELVPRSARPGYLVGTVSAVDADAGLNSRLSYQLLQATDFTLFSVAPDTGELRTLRSFLEQDASRQQLVVQVRDGGQPALSATVSLLLSVVETMPQTLSDFSEFSLPPEVSSSSPLTLYLLVSLGSISFTFLLAILILTAIRCRGERRSRQGNSCSPPRCHCCPGSRPSSDGLKTSNLTAQPPAGTAAATCLDVPAGGPPGYCYKVCLGPESAQSDFMFLKPCSPPRNNEKDPGKRSRPDQHLQVSKEAKQPNTDWLPPSTQRAALKSSQSLEDVGEIRRALQKEHERLCTLVTPVSEFQKASAGPNSIWTPQYSPLYPALDYQHNVYIPGTPTLLSSKDGPLFPGRENKNSFSTFGKRKKMTTYCDMHDSVVINNDLK